One Acidobacteriaceae bacterium genomic region harbors:
- the cysS gene encoding cysteine--tRNA ligase, translating to MALQLFNTLSGQVEPLYAADGDAFRFYCCGPTVYDYGHIGNFRTFVHVDVLRRVARLFGLKLRHIMNVTDVDDKIIRNAAAAQMPIGEYTAKFEKAFFEDMEALGVERPEGIARATENIDDMVALIERLAAEDIAYRAEDGSWYFRIARFPEYGKLSKKDFEGIEDGARVDVDEYDKDAARDFALWKATKPGETSWQTSLGDGRPGWHIECSAMAMKFLGDSFDLHAGGEDLMFPHHENEIAQSESATHKCFARHWFHVRFLLVEGRKMSKSEGNFYTLRDLLLKGYRASAIRFLLLSVPYRHQLNFTFDGLRESTNAIERLRTFHARIRDGHWPDATGDAQTADAIRLGDEKFLAALANDLNTAEARAAIFDVLRAVNAAADQNRLTAADAQATLAIMAKFDAIFAVLEDRDAELTRKALAWAEAEGRLSEADPAVISQFGGGSLTEEQIQALVDERTQAKRQRNFARADAIRNELLEKGIILEDSKDGVRWKRK from the coding sequence GTGGCCCTTCAACTTTTCAACACTCTCTCCGGACAGGTCGAGCCTCTCTACGCCGCTGATGGCGATGCATTCCGCTTCTATTGCTGCGGCCCGACGGTCTATGACTACGGTCACATCGGCAACTTTCGCACGTTCGTGCACGTGGATGTTCTGCGCCGCGTCGCGCGCCTGTTCGGGCTGAAGCTGCGTCACATCATGAACGTCACGGATGTTGACGACAAGATCATCCGCAATGCTGCCGCCGCGCAAATGCCGATTGGCGAGTACACAGCCAAGTTTGAGAAGGCGTTCTTCGAGGACATGGAAGCGCTTGGCGTTGAGCGGCCCGAAGGAATTGCCCGCGCTACTGAAAACATCGACGACATGGTCGCGCTCATCGAGCGCCTGGCCGCCGAGGACATCGCTTATCGCGCTGAGGACGGTTCGTGGTATTTCCGCATCGCGCGTTTTCCGGAGTACGGCAAGCTCTCGAAGAAGGACTTCGAAGGCATCGAAGACGGCGCTCGGGTTGATGTCGACGAATACGACAAGGACGCGGCGCGCGATTTCGCTCTGTGGAAGGCGACGAAACCCGGCGAGACCTCGTGGCAGACGTCGCTCGGCGATGGCCGGCCGGGCTGGCACATCGAGTGCTCCGCCATGGCGATGAAGTTTCTCGGCGACTCGTTCGACCTGCACGCCGGTGGCGAAGACCTCATGTTCCCGCACCACGAGAATGAGATCGCACAGAGTGAGTCTGCGACACACAAGTGCTTCGCGCGGCACTGGTTTCACGTGCGCTTTCTCCTCGTGGAAGGCCGCAAGATGTCGAAGTCGGAAGGCAACTTCTACACGCTTCGCGACCTTCTGCTGAAGGGCTATCGCGCGTCGGCGATTCGTTTCCTCCTGCTCAGCGTGCCGTACCGTCACCAGCTCAACTTCACCTTTGACGGCCTGCGTGAATCGACAAATGCTATTGAACGCCTGCGGACGTTCCACGCGCGCATACGCGATGGCCACTGGCCCGACGCTACCGGCGACGCGCAAACCGCCGACGCTATTCGGCTTGGCGACGAAAAGTTTCTCGCCGCACTTGCCAACGATCTGAATACGGCCGAGGCGCGCGCGGCGATCTTCGATGTTCTTCGCGCGGTGAACGCGGCCGCTGATCAGAACAGGCTCACGGCTGCCGACGCGCAGGCTACGCTCGCGATTATGGCGAAGTTCGATGCCATCTTTGCCGTGCTCGAAGACCGCGACGCAGAACTCACCCGCAAGGCGCTGGCATGGGCTGAGGCAGAAGGTCGGCTCAGTGAAGCGGACCCTGCGGTCATTTCCCAGTTCGGCGGCGGAAGCCTGACAGAGGAGCAGATCCAGGCTCTCGTCGACGAGCGCACGCAGGCCAAGCGGCAACGCAATTTTGCGCGTGCCGATGCGATCCGCAATGAGCTCCTAGAGAAAGGCATCATCCTCGAGGACTCAAAGGATGGAGTCCGCTGGAAGCGCAAATAG
- the tsaD gene encoding tRNA (adenosine(37)-N6)-threonylcarbamoyltransferase complex transferase subunit TsaD: protein MRDGLILGIESSCDETSAAVVRNGREALANVVASQLVHADYGGVVPELASREHLRAIVPVVREAMHRAGVGYEQLDAVAVTEGPGLAGALLVGITFAKAVSLAADRPLIGVNHLEGHIHAVLMQAEESLSAAAPLLALVVSGGHTHLYLADRTHDGTWKYRNVGKTLDDAAGEAYDKVAKLLGLPYPGGPWMDALSAHGDPTAVPFSFAQIKQKSSGRTAVKLAREIVSPHTDVRRFDLSFSGIKTAVRRYVELQEMRPRIAKRESNLRAAGIFTAKPGNEQARNKALEHLDAQTLDLIASFQSSVTGYLTRTTMAAAEHFGARALIVSGGVAANRELRRRLTEAAARISLPVEFPSIALSTDNAAMIAAAAWPKLLAGQFAEDTLEPTPQLRLG, encoded by the coding sequence GTGCGTGACGGTCTGATTCTCGGAATCGAAAGCTCATGCGATGAGACCTCCGCGGCCGTTGTGCGCAATGGCCGTGAGGCGCTCGCGAATGTTGTCGCCTCGCAGCTTGTGCATGCCGACTATGGCGGCGTGGTTCCTGAGCTGGCGAGCCGCGAACACCTGCGCGCCATCGTTCCCGTTGTGCGCGAGGCGATGCACCGCGCGGGTGTTGGTTATGAGCAGCTTGATGCAGTTGCAGTAACCGAAGGCCCGGGACTCGCAGGCGCACTGCTGGTCGGCATAACGTTTGCGAAAGCCGTCTCGCTGGCGGCCGATCGTCCGCTGATTGGAGTGAACCATCTCGAAGGGCATATTCACGCCGTGCTGATGCAGGCTGAAGAATCCTTGTCGGCGGCGGCGCCGCTGCTCGCGCTCGTTGTCTCCGGCGGACACACGCACCTGTACCTGGCTGATCGCACGCACGATGGAACCTGGAAGTATCGCAATGTGGGGAAGACGCTCGACGATGCAGCGGGCGAAGCCTATGACAAGGTCGCGAAGCTGCTCGGCCTGCCGTATCCAGGCGGCCCGTGGATGGATGCGCTGTCGGCGCACGGCGATCCCACAGCGGTCCCGTTCTCGTTCGCGCAGATCAAGCAGAAATCGAGCGGGCGAACTGCGGTGAAGCTGGCACGAGAAATCGTTTCTCCCCACACCGATGTCCGGCGGTTCGATCTTTCCTTCAGCGGGATAAAGACTGCTGTGCGGCGTTATGTGGAGTTGCAGGAGATGCGTCCGCGCATCGCAAAGCGCGAGAGCAACCTGCGCGCGGCGGGCATCTTCACTGCCAAGCCAGGCAATGAGCAGGCCCGCAACAAGGCGCTAGAGCATCTTGATGCGCAAACACTTGATTTGATCGCCAGTTTCCAGTCGAGTGTGACGGGCTATCTGACCCGGACGACGATGGCTGCTGCCGAGCACTTTGGCGCGCGTGCGCTGATCGTGAGCGGAGGCGTCGCCGCGAACCGCGAGTTGCGCCGCCGGCTAACGGAAGCAGCGGCGCGAATCTCGCTGCCCGTGGAGTTTCCTTCCATTGCGCTATCCACCGACAACGCCGCGATGATTGCTGCCGCGGCATGGCCCAAGCTGCTCGCCGGGCAGTTCGCAGAGGACACACTGGAGCCCACGCCGCAGCTTCGCCTGGGTTGA
- a CDS encoding CCA tRNA nucleotidyltransferase: MARLNIPEYRAALAIAQRLRELGYAAYFAGGCVRDLLLDRTPQDFDVATSATPEVVQATFPRTESVGAHFGVILVIDELDGKRTATEVATFRSDGAYSDGRRPDAVRFSTDPAEDVQRRDFTINGLLLDSVAFERGDSLADCIFDVVGGQEDLRAGIIRAIREPSLRFAEDKLRMLRAVRFAARLHFTIEPRTFSAIQQQADSIHQVSCERIRDELTKILTEGAARRGFELLDETGLLEHVLPEVTRLKGVEQPPQYHPEGDVWVHTLMLLEHLPAGASCTLAWGMLLHDIGKPATFTPPDPARPGDRIRFNGHVDVGVAIARKILTRMRFSNEECAQILALIKHHMQFGDVQKMKQSTLKRFLRLPRFDEHLALHYADVMSSHGLLGMYDYAKENYEQLGEDEIRPRLLLTGEDLIAAGYSPGPKFREMLTTAEDAQLERSVRTREEALQLIRERYGVPQIAEQLRS, from the coding sequence ATGGCTCGCCTCAACATCCCGGAGTACCGCGCCGCGCTCGCGATTGCGCAGCGGCTGCGCGAGCTCGGCTATGCGGCGTACTTTGCCGGCGGTTGCGTGCGCGATCTTCTGCTGGATCGAACTCCGCAGGACTTCGATGTCGCGACCTCAGCGACTCCGGAGGTCGTGCAGGCGACGTTCCCGCGAACCGAGTCTGTCGGCGCGCACTTCGGCGTGATCCTGGTCATCGACGAGCTGGACGGGAAGCGCACCGCGACTGAAGTTGCAACCTTCCGCAGCGACGGCGCGTACTCGGATGGCCGGCGCCCCGACGCAGTTCGGTTCTCCACCGATCCTGCGGAAGATGTGCAGCGCCGCGACTTCACGATCAATGGTTTGCTGCTCGATTCGGTGGCGTTTGAGCGCGGCGATTCGCTGGCTGATTGCATCTTCGATGTTGTCGGCGGTCAGGAAGATCTCAGGGCCGGCATCATCCGCGCAATCCGCGAACCATCGTTACGTTTCGCTGAGGACAAGCTGCGCATGCTGCGCGCTGTACGTTTCGCCGCAAGATTGCACTTCACCATCGAACCGCGCACATTCAGCGCGATTCAACAGCAGGCGGATTCGATTCATCAGGTCTCGTGTGAGCGCATCCGCGATGAACTGACGAAGATCCTTACAGAAGGTGCGGCGCGGCGCGGGTTTGAACTACTGGATGAAACTGGCTTGCTGGAGCATGTGTTGCCGGAAGTTACGCGGCTCAAGGGCGTGGAGCAACCGCCGCAGTACCATCCTGAAGGCGATGTCTGGGTGCACACGCTGATGCTGCTCGAGCACCTGCCGGCGGGTGCAAGCTGCACGTTGGCATGGGGCATGCTGCTGCACGATATCGGCAAGCCTGCCACGTTTACTCCGCCCGATCCAGCGCGGCCAGGAGATCGCATCCGCTTCAACGGGCACGTGGATGTCGGCGTCGCCATCGCGCGAAAGATTCTCACGCGAATGCGCTTCTCGAATGAAGAGTGTGCGCAGATCCTTGCGCTCATCAAGCACCATATGCAGTTTGGTGATGTGCAGAAGATGAAGCAGTCCACACTGAAGCGGTTTCTTCGGCTGCCGCGATTTGATGAGCACCTCGCACTGCATTATGCGGACGTGATGAGCTCGCATGGATTGCTCGGGATGTATGACTACGCGAAGGAGAATTATGAGCAGCTTGGTGAGGATGAGATTCGGCCACGCCTACTGCTAACCGGCGAGGATCTGATCGCTGCGGGGTACAGTCCAGGGCCGAAGTTTCGCGAGATGCTGACGACCGCCGAGGATGCACAGCTTGAGCGTTCAGTCAGGACGCGGGAGGAAGCGCTGCAGCTAATTCGCGAACGGTACGGTGTGCCGCAAATCGCAGAGCAGCTGAGATCTTGA
- a CDS encoding NAD(P)/FAD-dependent oxidoreductase, whose translation MVDVLVIGAGMAGLAAARELAERGLRTLVLEARDRVGGRIYSLQTSEGVVELGAEFVHGRDEKLWALIDEAGAETVERDGAMLREDADGQLVKEDDAAAGESDWLAELAHLPDDMSFADWLASSDVPKEQHRALLGYVEGFNAADANRISARSLGLQQRAEDSIEADRVWHLRGGYSQLTTYLANRVRSAGAQLQLNCVVQSVRWSAGEVVVKTSTGEYRARRCIVTLPLGVLQIANREAGVRFDPEPRAIAEARRLAMGSAERFTMVFRERWWEQSKRVNEKALSAMSFLFTYRRSPPVWWTRHPEPEALAALTGWAGGPRAAELVGRSEEGLGEQACRDLAQVFELPEKLLRDALVATHRNDWQLDPFSRGAYTYIPVNAIDGPLRMTEPEHDTLFFAGEHTDTTGNWGTVHAALRTGLRAAEQVFSSFTSSR comes from the coding sequence ATGGTCGACGTGTTGGTTATTGGCGCGGGCATGGCGGGGCTTGCTGCGGCGCGAGAGCTGGCGGAGCGTGGGCTGCGCACTTTGGTGCTTGAGGCGAGAGATCGCGTTGGCGGTCGCATTTATTCGTTGCAGACGAGCGAAGGCGTTGTGGAACTTGGCGCGGAGTTTGTGCACGGCCGCGACGAGAAGCTCTGGGCACTGATCGACGAGGCTGGAGCGGAGACGGTAGAGCGCGATGGCGCGATGCTGCGCGAGGATGCCGATGGCCAACTCGTCAAAGAGGACGACGCAGCAGCGGGCGAGTCTGACTGGCTGGCTGAGCTTGCTCATCTTCCGGACGACATGAGCTTCGCCGACTGGCTTGCGTCCAGCGATGTGCCGAAGGAGCAACACCGAGCACTGCTCGGATATGTGGAGGGGTTCAACGCGGCAGATGCCAACCGGATCAGTGCGCGCTCGTTGGGTTTACAGCAGAGGGCCGAGGACAGCATTGAGGCCGACCGCGTGTGGCACCTGCGCGGAGGCTATTCGCAGCTCACGACGTATCTCGCGAATCGTGTGCGCTCTGCGGGCGCGCAACTGCAGTTGAACTGTGTTGTCCAATCCGTTCGATGGAGTGCCGGCGAGGTTGTCGTCAAGACGAGCACTGGTGAATATCGCGCACGGCGATGCATTGTGACGCTTCCGCTCGGCGTCCTGCAGATTGCAAACCGTGAAGCTGGTGTTCGCTTCGATCCTGAGCCTCGAGCGATAGCGGAGGCACGGCGGCTTGCGATGGGTTCGGCGGAGCGGTTCACGATGGTCTTTCGGGAGCGCTGGTGGGAACAATCCAAGCGCGTGAATGAAAAGGCGCTCAGCGCGATGAGTTTTCTGTTCACCTATCGGCGTTCGCCGCCGGTGTGGTGGACGCGCCACCCGGAGCCGGAAGCGCTCGCTGCGTTGACAGGATGGGCGGGCGGACCGCGCGCGGCCGAACTCGTCGGCCGCAGTGAAGAGGGGCTTGGAGAACAGGCGTGCCGTGACCTGGCGCAGGTCTTCGAGCTGCCCGAGAAGCTGCTTCGGGATGCTCTCGTCGCGACGCACAGGAACGACTGGCAGCTCGATCCATTTTCGCGCGGAGCCTACACATACATTCCCGTGAACGCGATCGATGGTCCGCTCAGGATGACCGAACCGGAACACGACACACTGTTCTTTGCCGGCGAGCACACCGACACAACCGGCAATTGGGGCACTGTGCATGCGGCTTTGCGCACGGGGCTCCGCGCGGCAGAGCAGGTTTTCAGCTCATTCACATCTTCGCGCTAG